The Roseiconus lacunae genome has a segment encoding these proteins:
- a CDS encoding COG1361 family protein — MNGPPAVLIGNETGAPRHGCLPKRGKKGCILLSPQKIVAPVGGEVVLLSGICGDGGYLQMGEPLEWMLTPDSVGTFIQVGDDDPGLVHKLARIKKAEKQDPSYAHGVTSTKRLKITRGNLNPNDDIQLEKGQTWISISSPSEGTSHVTVLAPESDCWDQRKATATIYWVDASVQFPKNEILPAGQPVTLTTRVTRTEGALPARGWKVIYKSLHPELGLFQSEAGGTAKAEVIVDSNGNAPIQLVPVPGTSGTATIEMTVVRPGGETDNMPPLDLFRGHTFVTWSSPQLTMESVGPEVASFRSPFKVVTRVSNPGDQSAQDVTVVLTLPPGVQAQDLESDFVQNLPNQLVWNIGDLPPGQFIDLTADVVTDNSMVLGFEARASGGLFASSSVSVNVYRPSIALTVTPREGNHIAGQPVEFEIDVTNTGGRPLENVQLFAEGDGEMIHQESNQTRVRLPKSDGPLQAGDTWSDALVAFVPLGSGRRCIKVEVTADGGQRAEAESCVVVINQPVATPSVSVTLAGRSRMSVGGQELFRAVVSNDGQIPLENVQVSLAYDPQVMPIAATEAFLDSQQTTGQFRLQWTIPRLDPQTSQTLETQLRALATNPRSSLVLTAVSQQGARASERLEFQILAGAVEQPAPQPSRPNLPPAQPPPTIPDPSTRPAPTQPSAPVQPSQPRPEPEALGLILTGPQTRVIVNQPIRYELRVTNPSIQPDSNVLVRFNLPDAVKVRRIVERINPLNEAATLSENGNYAYIEIRTLRGGETLVYDIVLESNRPQRFSISAEAVSANKTSGARSTVQTEVVPQP; from the coding sequence TTGAATGGTCCTCCAGCCGTATTGATCGGAAACGAAACCGGTGCCCCGCGCCATGGCTGCTTACCCAAGCGTGGCAAGAAGGGTTGCATCCTGCTATCGCCACAAAAGATCGTCGCGCCGGTCGGCGGTGAAGTAGTCTTGTTGTCTGGAATCTGTGGCGACGGCGGCTACTTGCAAATGGGCGAACCATTGGAATGGATGTTGACGCCGGATAGCGTCGGAACATTTATCCAAGTTGGCGACGACGATCCCGGCTTGGTGCATAAGCTCGCGCGGATCAAGAAGGCCGAAAAACAAGATCCGTCCTATGCCCATGGAGTCACTAGCACTAAACGCCTCAAAATCACGCGGGGCAACTTGAACCCGAACGACGACATTCAACTGGAAAAAGGCCAAACGTGGATCAGCATCAGCAGTCCTAGCGAAGGCACCAGCCATGTGACGGTTTTGGCGCCCGAAAGCGATTGCTGGGATCAACGTAAAGCGACGGCGACGATCTACTGGGTCGACGCCTCCGTTCAGTTTCCTAAGAATGAAATTCTTCCTGCCGGACAACCGGTCACGCTGACCACGCGCGTCACGCGAACCGAAGGTGCGTTGCCGGCCCGTGGCTGGAAAGTGATCTACAAGTCGCTACATCCCGAACTGGGGTTGTTCCAAAGCGAAGCCGGCGGAACGGCCAAAGCCGAGGTGATCGTGGATAGTAACGGCAATGCGCCCATCCAATTGGTTCCTGTTCCTGGTACCTCCGGGACCGCGACAATCGAGATGACGGTGGTTAGGCCCGGCGGTGAAACCGATAACATGCCACCGCTCGATTTGTTCAGAGGCCACACGTTCGTGACGTGGAGCTCGCCACAATTGACGATGGAATCGGTTGGTCCCGAGGTCGCTTCCTTTCGATCGCCGTTTAAAGTCGTTACGCGGGTTTCCAATCCCGGTGACCAGTCGGCTCAAGACGTGACCGTTGTTTTGACGTTGCCCCCTGGGGTGCAGGCTCAAGACTTGGAATCCGATTTCGTACAAAATCTTCCCAACCAGTTAGTCTGGAATATCGGAGACCTGCCCCCCGGACAATTTATCGATTTGACCGCCGACGTGGTCACTGACAACTCGATGGTGCTGGGATTCGAAGCTCGTGCGAGCGGCGGCTTGTTCGCATCTAGTTCGGTCTCGGTCAACGTTTACCGTCCATCGATCGCACTGACGGTGACACCTCGAGAAGGTAACCACATCGCCGGGCAACCGGTGGAATTCGAGATCGATGTGACCAATACCGGTGGCCGCCCGTTGGAGAATGTCCAGTTGTTCGCCGAGGGAGACGGCGAGATGATCCATCAAGAGAGCAACCAAACTCGCGTGCGATTGCCGAAGTCCGACGGTCCACTTCAAGCCGGGGATACCTGGAGTGATGCGTTGGTCGCGTTTGTTCCATTAGGTTCGGGACGCCGTTGTATCAAGGTCGAAGTGACAGCCGACGGAGGCCAACGCGCCGAAGCAGAATCATGTGTCGTTGTGATTAACCAACCGGTCGCGACGCCATCGGTCAGCGTCACACTTGCCGGGCGATCACGGATGTCTGTGGGAGGCCAGGAACTGTTTCGCGCCGTTGTGAGTAACGACGGGCAAATCCCGCTCGAGAATGTTCAAGTCTCGTTGGCCTATGATCCGCAAGTCATGCCAATCGCAGCGACCGAAGCGTTCTTGGATAGTCAGCAAACGACCGGCCAGTTCCGCCTGCAGTGGACGATCCCGCGTCTTGATCCTCAAACCAGTCAGACATTGGAAACTCAGCTCCGTGCCCTTGCCACCAATCCTCGCAGCAGTCTGGTACTGACGGCGGTCAGCCAGCAAGGTGCTCGCGCGAGCGAACGGCTAGAATTCCAAATCCTAGCCGGCGCGGTCGAACAGCCGGCGCCCCAGCCCAGTCGTCCAAACCTGCCTCCGGCTCAGCCACCACCGACGATTCCCGACCCGTCAACGCGACCGGCCCCCACACAGCCGTCCGCTCCCGTGCAACCCAGCCAACCCCGGCCCGAACCGGAAGCGTTAGGACTGATCCTTACCGGCCCACAAACCCGAGTGATCGTGAACCAACCGATCCGGTACGAATTGCGAGTGACAAACCCGTCGATCCAGCCGGATTCAAATGTCTTGGTCCGCTTCAATTTGCCCGATGCCGTCAAAGTGCGTCGGATCGTTGAACGGATCAACCCTCTCAACGAAGCGGCAACGCTAAGTGAAAACGGGAATTACGCGTACATCGAAATCCGCACGCTCCGCGGAGGCGAAACGTTGGTTTACGACATTGTTCTGGAATCCAATCGCCCGCAGCGATTCTCAATCTCGGCAGAAGCGGTTAGCGCAAACAAGACTAGCGGTGCGCGGTCGACCGTCCAAACCGAAGTTGTGCCGCAGCCGTAA